The Elusimicrobiota bacterium genomic sequence AAAATTTATCGCGTTAGCATTTTCGTTTTCAACCTGACAAAAAAAATCAAACTCATCGTTGGCTATTTCAACCGAGATACCGTGTAATGCATTATGAAACTTTTTAGTGATATTAAAAAACTTTTCACCGCCCTTGAGCAAATCCCATCTGGTATCCACTCCCAATTCGTTCATCAGCGGAACCATTCTATTTAATATCTCTGCAACACCGCCACCAACTGATGTAGAATTGATATGCTGTATAATTTTTCCTTTAAGTCTTTTGCTGAGAATTTTCAATTCTTCAATTGTATCTTCACCAACTATAGGAACATAATCATTGATTTTAGGCATTTTATTTCGTTTCAATCATACAGATTATTTTTTGTCGCAGTGATTCCAGTGTCTGCGTATACGGGTCAAGTTCAGAAATCAGTTTTGCCAGTTCGGTTTCGTTTAATTCAGTTTCAAGCCAGTTAGAGAAATCGTTAGTTCCTTTTCCAAGTCGGAGTCGTGCTTCAAACATATGATAATATATAGAATGGATAGAAATCTTTTTTACTGCTTGTAGAAACTCAGTTAAATTATTCGCCGTATATTGCGTTGGGATAATAAATGTTACAGATTTCATAAAATGGAATTCATCGCCAACAGAAATTTCGTGAAGCGTATTTTTTTTATTTATATGTTTTTCTATTATTGCTACAAATCGTTCTCGTAATTCTGCAATTTTTTTGAACTGAATTATATCAACGGCTGCGAGTTGTTCGCCTAATTCATCTTCCTGTAAAACATTACTCACCCAGTATGCGAAATCGTTCGGTGGTTCAGGTGATAAGAAATGGTGTTGCTGAAGAAAACGGTGGGTATGGTAATAAATAGATGAACCTGGCACAGTTTTAAGTCTTTCAAGTAATTCAGCAAGATTTGTTGCTTTTTTTCCTAAAAGTTCCGTGAGGTTCAGTCGGGTATAAAAATGGAATGGATTAGGCATAAATTTGGACGCAGATTCCCGCTGATAAACGCAGATTTCTATTTTCTTAAATTATCAAAAGCATACCGTTTAATCTCTGCTTTTGGTCCAAAGTTTAATAACAATCCTACTTCTATATCTGTAGCTTTTAAGTAATTTAATAATTGTGCCTCGTGTTCGTCTATCAGTATTTTAGCCGACTTAATTTCAACAATTACTTTGTCATCAACTAATATATCAGCAAAATACTCGCCTACTATCTGGTTATCATACAATACTTTAATCGGTGATTGAGTAACAACCTTAAGTCCCATTTTCTTTAATTCTATCAATAACGAATTCTCATATACTTTTTCTAAGAAACCATAACCAAGAGTATTAAATACTTGGTAAAAGGCCTTTATTATTTTCTCTGTTAACTCTTTATACTTAAAATCCTGATAATCTGCGTTCATCTGCGTCCTCTTTAGAACGACCTGAATGTTACTTAAGTTCAGGGCTTAGCGTTTTAAGAAATTTTATTATTTCAGATTGATTTTTGAGATAATAATTTGCGTTTGATTTTGTTAATTTTCCGATTCTTACTGTGATACCATTTTTTAACATTTTGAATGCGTCTTCGTCGGTTGTGTCATCACCGATATAAACAGGGAAGAGGGAAGAGGGAAGAGGGAAGAGGGAAAGGATAAACCTTACCGCTTTGCCTTTATCCCAGTTTATATTCGGTCTGATTTCCCATACCTTTTTACCTTTCGTGAGAACAACACGCGAATTAGTGCGAATAACTTCACGAATTATCACGAATAATTTTGGTATATATCTTTTATCAACCAATCGCCAGTGGATACTTAAAATTAAACCCTTATTTTCTACAAACGCTCCTTTTATATTTTTTATTTTTTTTTCAAGCACAGGTCGGATTCTCTGTATAATCGGCTTTATTTTTTGGGCTTCAGGATGAATAAATATCTGTGTGAATCTGTGTTTCTTATCTGTGTTAATCTGTGTTTCAATTTCAAACCCGTGATTACCGGAATAGATGATATTTTTAAGCCCGACTTGTTTTTTAATATCATAAAGCGGCCGACCTGAAATAATTGCGACTGTATATTTTTCTGAGAGTTTTTTCAAAAGCCATTTTATCTGTGAATCTAATTTTGCATATTCTGGTTTCTTAACAATTGGTGTTAGTGTTCCATCGTAATCAAAGAAAAAAATCCTTTTTTTGTTCGTCAATCTTTTGTTGATTCTTTTCCATTCACTAAAAAAGTAATTCATTCTTTTTCTTTTTATCACAGAACTCTTTCCCAAGCAAAATTCAGGTTTATGCCGACTGAAGTCGGGTATAATTTTGTTACTCTCCACTTTAGTGGGCTTGTTTATTTTTCAGGGTTCTGGACATTGTTCGCCTGATTTTACCAGGTGTGTGATGAATTTACCTGCCCATTTATAGATATTGTTTTCTTGAATAGTATTCCGCATCTTTTTTATTCGTTCTTTTTTTTCGTCAACAGGTAATTCAATCGCTTCTTTTATTGCATCTGCAAAACCATCAGTATCGTAGGGATTAACAAGCACTGCTTCTTTTAATTCCCGTGCAGAACCTGTAAACTTTGACAGCATAAGTATTCCTTTCAAGTCAACATTTGCCGAGATAAACTCTTTAGCAACGAGATTCATTCCATCGTGTAGCGAACCAACAAGACATAAATCACAGGCACGGTATAATGCAAGATGTGTCGTATAATCAATTTTACTGTTCAATAAAACAATTGGATACCAATTGCCAGTGTGGTATTTCCAGTTGACTTCTTCTGCAACTGACTGTATCTCATTTATCAGGTTTTTATATGTCTTGATATGGAGACGGCTTAATGCACCTTTCTGGAAGAAAACGAATTTTTTCTGATACTGCGGATACTTTTCAAGGAATCTGTCAACTGCGCGAATTTTTTCAATAATACCTTTTGTGTAGTCAACACGGTCAATACTTAATGCTAGAATCTCGTAAGGCGGGTCTATCTGGGACGGCAAGTTATCAACCTCTTTTGTTACTTTATTGTCGGAAGCCATCTCGGCTAATTGTTCAAAATCAACACTGATTGGGAAATCACGAATCAATGTTTTATGTCCTTTGTAAGTAACGGATGATTCCTCCCAATCAACTTTTGCCTCTAATTCTAACTCACAGGTTTCTAAGAACCTGTGGCAGTGATACCTTATGTGAAACCCGAGTAAATCATTTGATAGAAGCCCTTCTAAAATTTCTAACTTCTGTGGACAGACTCTGAATACTTCCGGGTTGGGCCAGGGGATATGCCAGAAAATAGAAACAATTGCATCCGGTTTTTTTTCTTTAATATATTTTGCACAAAGCGTTAAATGGTAATCCTGTAACCATATAAACGGCTTCTGTTCGTCAAAAAGTTCTGAAACGCTTTCGGCAAATTTTTGGTTCACATTTTTATAATACTGCCAGTGAGCAGAATCAAAAATCGGCTGACGATATGCGATATGGCACAAAGGCCAGAGCGATTGGTTAGCATATCCGTAATAATACCCGTTTTCTTCTTCTTTTGACAGGAAAACTAATTTCTGGGTATAAGTATTTTTTTCAGGTGGTACTTTTACGGTATTATTTTTATCTATAATATCAGTATCCGCATCACCTGAAGAATATGCGACCCATACACCGCCAGCAGTTTGCATTACAGGGTCAACTGCGGTTACAAGTCCGCCAATAGTTTTTGTGTATTTAATTTTTCTGCCGGAATACTCAAACGAATACGGCTGTCTGTTAGAAACAACAATAAACTTGTAGTCCGCAAGTTTTTCTTTAATAAGTTGCTGAAGTGTTTCTTTCGTCCACATAACAAAATCAGCTCACCCCCCCCAATGAATTCGGGGGCTACAACTTCCGACTTCCTGTTTTTTTTATTTCCCATTCGTAGACAATCGGTGCGGCAACGAAAATTGTAGAATACGAGCCGATGACGATTCCAAAAAGTAGTGCGAGTGAAAAATCGTGTATTACTTCACCACCTAAAAAGAAGAGCGATAAAAGAACCAGAAATACGGTAAGCGATGTGATAATAGTTCTGGAAAGCGTTTCATTAACAGAACGGTTGATTAACTGATACAGTGTTTCTTTTCTGTAAAGCCGGATATTTTCACGCATTCTATCAAAAATAACAATAGTATCATTTATAGAATATCCCGCAAGTGTCAAAAGTGCGGCAATCACAGTGATTGAGATTTCTTTATTTATGACCGAGAAAAGCCCGATGGTAATGAATACATCGTGTATAAGTGCGACAACACCCGCTACACCCCAGATGCCCGATTTAAATCTGAATGCAACATAAACAATAATACCAACGAAAGACCAGAACAGTGCAAAAAACGCTTGATTGATTAAATGTTTGCCGATAGTAGGACCTACATATTCGGTTCTTTCAAGTTCAAACGGGTTATTCTGGATTTCTGTGCTTAATATCTGCTGAATCTTCTTTGCGATACCTTCGTCAGTCCCTTTTTTTATTCTGATGATAACAGAGTGTTGCTGTGGAAAATCCTGAAGTTCGCAATTGATTCCATTTTTTAAAAGGGCAGAACGAATATCACCAAGCGAAATCAGTTGATTAAATTTTAACTGAACAAGTGTTCCGCCGGTAAAATCAATTCCGAAATTCAGCCCTTTATGAAAAAAAATACTAAAGATTGAGATTAAGATTAAGATTGAAGATACAGCAAAAAAGGATTTTCGTTTGCCGACGAAATCAAAATTTGTTTTTTTGAAAAGCTGGATCATTTAGTTGCTTCGCTCCTTATTCTCGAATATCTATTCGTGATTATATAGACAACTGTTCTATTTGCCGACCTGCAAGCCATGAATCATATATCTGATGCGTCACAACAATTGCAGTATACATTGAGACAATGATTCCGAGTGTAAGTGTGACTGCGAATCCTTTCACAGGACCTGTCCCGAATTGGAACAGGAATGCCGCAGCTATCAATGTTGTAACATTAGCATCTAAAATTGCCGAAAACGCTTTCTCGTAGCCCAAATCAATCGCGACCCGGACGGTTTTTCCGTTTCGTAATTCTTCACGGACTCGTTCTAAAATAAGCACATTAGCATCCACAGCCATACCGATTGTCAGAATAATCCCTGCAATACCCGGCATTGTCAGTGTAGCATGAAACAGCGACATCAGACCCAGTAAAATCAGCATATTAAGCAGCAGTGCCGCATCAGCAATCAGCCCGGAAAACCTGTAATAGAAAATCATATAACTGACAACGAGCAGAAGTCCGACGAGACATGCGACAAATCCTGCTTTGACAGAATCTCTGCCTAACGAAGGCCCGACAGTTCTGTTTTCTATAATTCTAACCGGTGCAGGAAGCGCACCAGCACGCAGCACTATTGCCAGCCCTGACGCCTCTTCAGCAGTAAAATTACCTTCAATAATAGCGTGTCCATCCGGTATTCTTGTTCTTATAACAGGTGCGGATTGAACAACACTATCTAAAACGATTGCCAGTCGTCTTTCTATATTCGCCTCAGTTACCGATGCAAAAAGTTTAGCACCGTCTCTATTAAAATCAATTCCAACATATGGCATATTGTACTGCCCGCCAATTTTCATTTTAGCATCAGTCAGATACGCGCCGGTTACCTGAGCGGTTGCGGTAACCAGAAAATAGCCCTCCTCTTTACCTGGCAGCACTTCGTAGTCTTTTGGAATAAATTCTGCAAACTCTTTTTTTATTTGATGGTTTTCGTCATAGATATCTTTAAGTTGAACCCCAAGTTCTCTTGCTTTTGTTGCAACTTTTTCTATTGCACCGGTATTTTCTACAAGCCGAAACTCTAATAGTGCGGTCTTACCTATTAAATCAATTGCGGTTTGCGGGTCTTTAATACCAGGCAGTTGAACCACAATCCATTTCTCACCCTGTTTCGCAATGAACGGTTCTGAAACACCAAACTGGTCTACGCGGTTTCGGATAATTTCTATCGCTCTATTTAGCGCATCTGAAACATTCATATCCTTGCCCAGTTTGGTTTCATCAATTTCTAATACCAGATGAATACCACCCTGTAAATCAAGCCCAAGATTCAAGATTTTGCCGACGATTTTTTCTCTGGTTTGCTGTGCTTTCAGCCTATCTTTTGGCGACATCTGATACCAGAAAAATGTAGGCCATAGAAAATAAATAGCGCCTAAAAGCACAACCCAGAAAAGTATCCATTTAAATTTTTTTATACTCATATATACAAATTACTACAAATCACCGACCAAATAATCACAAATTTTTAGACGCGATTCAATTTCTGTATAAAAGGGATTTCTTTTATTTGCAGTCATTCGTTTTATCTACAATAGTTTCGTTTCGTTTATATACAAATCAAAATCGCAGTTAAGGTATTCTGCTGCTTTTTTGCAAATCAGCATTCTGGATAAAAAAATCTCAAAATACTCCATCACCTGCGAGATGTTTGTATCAATTGTCAGTTCTAACGAAATTATTTTTTTCTCAGAATCTACCCTTAAAAACGAGCGTTCAACTGCGTAATTGACGCGGTCGTGAATATCAAGCCCTATCATATTCGGATTCCTAACACGGCTTCTGTGCACATCTGCTTTATCAGCAAGAATAAGCGCTGCGGCAACCGGATTAACCGGCTCGCCAACGGGCTCTTCGTGATTCCCAATCGCACTGATAACTATCGCAATATCTTCTACTGACATTTCTAATCCTGTTAATATATCCATCGCTATCAGTGCGCTTGCCGAAATATGGTCTTGACGATTAACAACATTTCCGATATCGTGTAAATAGCCGGCAATTGCAGCAAGTTCAGGCAGTGGTTCTTTGTAATTAAGATGTGTTAGCACATTTTTAGCGAGATTAGCAACAATATCTGCATGCCGGAATCCGTGCTCGGTATAACCAATTGCGCCGAGATATTCATTTGATGCCTCTAAAAACGAGATAACTTTCGGATTTGTTTTGATTGTTTCTAATGTAATCATTCTATCACGAATTAAAACCGAATTTTAACCGAATTTATACGAATAAGTCAATCCTTTATTCGCAATTATTCGCGATGTGTACCTTTATTCGTATTTATTCGCGTTCTGTTATCACAGCTGAAATTGCTGTTTTTAATATCTGGATATTCACATTTTCTGCAATTTTCAATTTTATATTGTTCCCTTGAAAATCCTGAACAGTGCCATAAATTCCACTGCTGGTAATTATTCGGTCGCCTTTTTTCAGATTATCCAGCATTTTCTGATGTTCTTTTTGTTTTTTTGTTTGCGGTCTGATAAGTAAAAAATAGAAAACAATAAAAATCAAAAAAATCGGCATCAATGATGAAAACATCGCACCACCTGGTGTATTTACAGAAATCGGTTCTGGCATAATACTGTCCCCCTTTAACGGCAAATCTCAAATCCCAAATCCCAAATTCCAAATTCCAAATCCCAAATTACGGCAAATTCTAAATTCTAAACTCCAAACTCTCAACTTTCGTTATCATTATACCAAAATAGCAAAAAAATTGCAACTAATCAGTAATTCTATACTTTCCTATACACCAAGAAATTTTTTTCGTTCCTGTAAAAATGTTCCTGCTTTAATACTTTCCTGTATTTTCTTTATTACTCTTTGTATAAAATATAGGTTATGCAACGAATTCAATCGCATCCCTAAAATTTCGTCGCTTCTTACAAGATGGTTCAAGTATGCTTTTGTAAAATTCTTGCAGGTATAACAATCACATTCTATATCAAGCGGTGAAAAATCGGTTTTGTATTCTGCATTTTTCAGATTCACCTTACCTGACGATGTAAAACATTGCCCGTTTCTTGCATTTCTTGTCGGTAGAACGCAGTCAAACATATCAATACCCTTTTCTACGCATTCCCATAAATCTTCAGGTGTGCCAACACCCATTAGATATCTTGGTTTATTTTCAGGCAGGAACTGTTCAGTCGCGGAAATTATATCATACATCAAGTCCTTCGGTTCGCCAACGGACAGCCCACCTAAAGCATAACCGTCAAAATCCAGTTCAACCGTTTTCTCAGCAGATTCGCGGCGTAAATCTGTATAAGTTGAGCCTTGAATAATACCAAAAAGCAGTTGAGAGTTGAGAGTTGAGAGTTGAGAGTTTTTGTCTCTAAACTCTAAACTAAGTTCTCTAAACTTTTTTTTGCTTCTTTCCGCCCATCGCAATGTTAACTCCATAGATGATTTCGCATAGTCGTGTTCAACGGGATAAGAAACGCATTCATCTAAAACCATCATAATATCAGAACCGAGAACCTGCTGAATTTCTACTACTTTTTCAGGTGTAAAGAAATGTTTAGAGCCATCAACAAACGATGTGAACTCTACACCATCTTCTGTAATTTTTTTTAATCTTGATTGTGAAAAAACCTGGAAGCCACCGGAATCAGTAAGAATTGGTTTATTCCATCCGATAAATTTATGCAAGCCACCTGCTTGTTTTATTATCTCAATTCCAGGCCGAAGATATAAATGGTATGTATTTGCGAGAATAATTTGAGCATCAAGTTCTATAAGTTCGGCTGGTGAAATTGTCTTGACTGTTCCAAGTGTCCCGACAGGCATAAAACACGGTGTCTCAATCCTGCCGTGTGCTGTATTCAAGATACCGGCTCGTGCTCGTGTTTTTTTTTCTTTTTTTATGACTTCAAAATTCTTAATATTATACCCCATAAACCGCCAATAGTATTAAAAACCACATCTCTGATATCACAAACCCTGTTGGGTAAGATATACTGGAATCCTTCGTCCAACATACCAACTAAAAAAACAAAGCCACCAGCATACAAAAAAGTTTTATGTCTCTGTTTATCAACAACATCACACACAGCCAGCCAGCCGAGCAACCCGTATTCTAAAATATGGATTCGTTCCTCAACAATTTTTATAAATTGCGAACAAACCAGACCTGAAAGCAACAAAACAATAATAATAAATAAGTTTGTTTTGGGAATACTGGCTTTTATAAGGTAACCAACAAATAGAACCCCGACAACTGCGAAAACCAAAACTGCTGAAATCTGTAAATTGTTTTTTCCTACATTTTTATACAAAAAATTCAAGATATACCTTGTGAAACTTGCCGACAGGATAATGAACACGGCTAAACCGATTGTCAGTTTTGATAATCCAAACTTTTTTGTATCTGTGTCCATTTTTAGTTACATCTTTTTTTTAACCACTGAAACACGGAAACACTGAAAAAAATTATTCCGTGCTTCAGTGCTTCAGTGGTAAACACTTTTTTCATTTTTTTACAAGAACTTGTTCTTATTCACATAAAGTATGAATGAGCAGTCAAAGTATTTTGCTGCTTTTTTTAACTGAAGCATTCGTTCTAAAAAAATCTCAAAATACTCGCCTATATCAACAATCACAGTATCAACAGCCAATTCTAACGAGATAGTTTTTGTCTTTGCATCTACTCGCAGAAACGAATTTTTACAGGCAAGATTCACACGGGTATGTTTGTCAAGCCCGGTGCGCTTGGTAGTTCTTACTCTTGAAAAATGGACATCTGTCTTGTCGCCTAAAATTACACCGGCAGTAATATGCGAGTTCGGAACAATATCCTTTTCTTCGTGTGAGCCGACTGCACTCATTATTACCAGAATTTCGTTATACGGCATGTTGAATCGTTCCAAAATCCGTTTTGTCAGGATTGCACCGGATAAAGAATGCGTTCGCCTTTCAACTGAATTCCCAATATCGTGCAGGTATCCTGCTATTTTTGCGAACCCAACATCTTTTTCTGGATAACCAAGATGTGATAAGATATTTCCCGCTATATTAGATGTGAGTTTAGCATGCCTTAAGCCGTGCTCTTTGTAGCCAATCGCCGCAAAGTTTTTATCCGCAGCATCAAGCAGCGCTTGGACATAAATATCATTCATTATCTCGTTTACTGTTAAAGTAGCCATAAAATTAGTGGTATTAAAATTACCGAAAAAATTAGACCAACTACTATCATTGATGAAGCAAACGAAAAATCAGCATTGTATTCTTTAGAAAAAATATATGTATTGACTGCTGATGGCATAGAACTTGATATCAGGCAGACACTTCTTGTTATACCAGTTATATCAAATATCTTACAGAAAACAAATGCAACAACTACACCACCGAGCATTCGCAGTGACACACCGACAAGCGTTCTTTTCAGCATATTGTAATCAAGCATTTTTATTTGATAGCCAACAAGACATAACATCACTGGCAGTGTAACCGATGTTAGCATCTTTGAAAAACCGGTCAGCTGTAATGGTATTTTTACATCTGTTAGATTTAACAGAATCCCTAAAAATGCAAAGTATAAAATTGGCAGCCGAAATATTTCTTTACCGGAACCGCTTACAATCCATAAGCCAATGGTGAAATGCAAAATTGAGATTGTGATATTATAGATTATAGCATAAAAAGTGGCAGTTGTTCCGAAAAAAACTGTATTCACCGGGATTGCCAGATATGCAGAATTCATAAAAATAATTGGCAATGCAGTATCTCTGAAATCAGTATAAAAAATTTTGGAATATACTACTGCAAAAAAAATCCCGAACAGAACAACGATTACAGCAATCATACCAATGTTTTTTGTATTATTCAGGTTCTGTTTCAATGGTGCAGACCACATTGCAAAAAAGATAAACAACGGAATCAGGATATAGAGTGCAAAACTGACAAAATACTTTATGAATGTTTCTATAGACCTTATTTTTAATCTTGATAAAAGCCAGCCAACCAGAATATACGGGATTATTTTTAGAACAAGATTAAATACCAAATCCATAGCGTATTTATTATACAAAAATTGCTTGACTTTTACAAAGAAAAAAATATAATAAAATTAAAGGGAGAAATTTTATGATGGATTTTATCCGACGGCATATGAAGACAATTTTCTGGGTTATTTTGCTCAGTTTTTTATTTGCGACTTTTGCATATTTTGGTGCAGGCGGTTATCTAACGCGTGGTACTGACACAATCGCAGTAGTGAATAAAGAAAGACTTTCTTATTCTGAATATACGAAAGCGGTTTCCAGAGCAATTGAAAATTATAGAAGTAAAAAAAAGGATACTGAGATTACAGATAATGATGTTCAGCAGATAAAACGCGAAGTTTTGCAGGATTTGGTTTCTGAAGCAGCATTCTATCAGTCAGCAAAAAAATACGGATTCACAGTTAGTGATAATGAAATCAGAGCGTATCTGCAACAGATTCCTGCATTTCAGAAAAACGGGCATTTTGACCATCAGACATATTATCAGACAGTGGTATATGGCTTAAAAATGACGCCGGAAGAATTTGAGAATTCCCGGCGAAAAGGGCTGGTTGTGGATAAAGTTAGACATCTGATTTTTTTAATTTCTAAAGTTACTGATAAAGAAGCCGAGATGGAGTATTTAAGGCGAAATGGCAATTTTAAGAACTGGGATAAAGAAAAAGATAAATTCATAGAGACATTACGGAATGAAAAACGGGTTTTACTGTTTAACCAATGGATAACACAACTTCAGAAAACTACACAAATCAAGGACTATCTATCAAAATTTGAACAGTTAGAAAAAGGGTCGGGAAGAACACAATAAGGCAGGTAAAAGGATAAGGCAAGTAAAAGGTTAAAGGTTAAAATTAAAAACAAAAAGAACCTGACAGGATTTACAGGATAAAACTTTAATTAAAATCCTGTTAATCATGTCAAATAAAAGACTCTGACAGGACTATGGGCGAGATTATTCTAACAGATGCGAATTTTGAGGATGAGGTGTTGAAATCGGAAATACCGGTGCTTGTAGATTTCTGGGCAAGCTGGTGCGGACCGTGTCAGATGCTCGCACCGATAATAGACGAACTTGCCAAAGAATACGAAGGTAAATTGAAAGTTGCAAAGTTAAATGTTGACGAATGTCAACAAAAATCAATAGAATATGAAATCAGTGCGATACCTACAATCTTGATTTTCAAAAACGGTCATGCTGTCAAAAAACTCGTCGGCTTTACCAAAAAATCTCGGCTGATAAATGAGATAAACTCGGTATTGGGAAAAAACGGGGTCGGGGGAAAGTAGTCGCCGATTTTCAATCGGCGTAAACGGTGATTAAAAATCACCGACTACAGACAACCGGTATATTGTAGTTTCGCGCCCTTGGCGTGAGTGTATTGAAATCCCTGTATATAAAAATAGGCACGGTCATATGACCGTGCCTACATTTTTTTATTTTTTGGACAACAAAACTACTATGCAGCATTACTGATTGTGTATGTCTTACCGGTTGCAACATCTGTGTATGTGCCAGTCCCATCAGCGTTGATATGTATAGTAGCAATCACAACGCCATTCTTCGTGATTGTGCCATCCATACTGCCATCTGCATTAAATGTCATTGTTGCTACTTCACCAGTTGAAGCAGTAAACGTTTGTGTGCCGCCAATAGGACCATTAGGACCGATTTGCAGACTAACAGTGACCGTAAGAACTTCACCTGTGGTAAGTGTAATCGTTCCACCACCTGTCATTGTAGCAGGTTGCGTGGTTGTCGGCTTCTGTGTCATTGAAGTCGTCAATGTCAGGTCAATAGTTCCTTTGGGTATATTTCCAGTTATTTTATTAGTAAGCG encodes the following:
- a CDS encoding HD domain-containing protein; amino-acid sequence: MATLTVNEIMNDIYVQALLDAADKNFAAIGYKEHGLRHAKLTSNIAGNILSHLGYPEKDVGFAKIAGYLHDIGNSVERRTHSLSGAILTKRILERFNMPYNEILVIMSAVGSHEEKDIVPNSHITAGVILGDKTDVHFSRVRTTKRTGLDKHTRVNLACKNSFLRVDAKTKTISLELAVDTVIVDIGEYFEIFLERMLQLKKAAKYFDCSFILYVNKNKFL
- a CDS encoding AEC family transporter; the protein is MDLVFNLVLKIIPYILVGWLLSRLKIRSIETFIKYFVSFALYILIPLFIFFAMWSAPLKQNLNNTKNIGMIAVIVVLFGIFFAVVYSKIFYTDFRDTALPIIFMNSAYLAIPVNTVFFGTTATFYAIIYNITISILHFTIGLWIVSGSGKEIFRLPILYFAFLGILLNLTDVKIPLQLTGFSKMLTSVTLPVMLCLVGYQIKMLDYNMLKRTLVGVSLRMLGGVVVAFVFCKIFDITGITRSVCLISSSMPSAVNTYIFSKEYNADFSFASSMIVVGLIFSVILIPLILWLL
- a CDS encoding SurA N-terminal domain-containing protein, with the protein product MMDFIRRHMKTIFWVILLSFLFATFAYFGAGGYLTRGTDTIAVVNKERLSYSEYTKAVSRAIENYRSKKKDTEITDNDVQQIKREVLQDLVSEAAFYQSAKKYGFTVSDNEIRAYLQQIPAFQKNGHFDHQTYYQTVVYGLKMTPEEFENSRRKGLVVDKVRHLIFLISKVTDKEAEMEYLRRNGNFKNWDKEKDKFIETLRNEKRVLLFNQWITQLQKTTQIKDYLSKFEQLEKGSGRTQ
- the trxA gene encoding thioredoxin, which gives rise to MGEIILTDANFEDEVLKSEIPVLVDFWASWCGPCQMLAPIIDELAKEYEGKLKVAKLNVDECQQKSIEYEISAIPTILIFKNGHAVKKLVGFTKKSRLINEINSVLGKNGVGGK